catttttccttttaaaaatttttgaCATGGTTTTGCCTAAGTAAATATTTATGTGATCATATCTGTTTACCATAAAACgtatttaattttttggttttattttttgattgcAGAGCCTTGACTCATGACTAAATTCCGGGCCATTAGATATAGGAACTTTGTTTAGGTTAGCTTAGCAGTACAAGTGCAAGCACGAGAGCATATATGTCCTTTATCATGGACTTAGAGTGAGTGTGAGACCAATTTGAGCCACAAATCGAGCTGAATGTTTGTTCAGAACCTCTATTATATCAATAAAAATTTATATCATAAAATGGatttagaaattaaaaaaacaaaacagaactATTAAAATTAGTAAAAGGAGAAAATTTCCTCTTCACTCGTGGTGAAGTGATTTTCTGTCAATGTCAATTAATGGgcatggcttttttttttttttttttggacaaaatTCTCTAGGGCAAGTGTATCACCCATGGCCAAACAGAGggggtgcaaaatgaccgctTTGCTCTTATGAAAGCGGAAATTTCACTCGATGATGCCAATTTACTTGTTCTCACTGGCCTCCACACCCATGTAGGTGTGACGCACCCCCATAAAGAATGCcaaccctttttcttcttagtATGAAGTTTTCGAAAGTTTATCACTCGGAAAGCTTTTCGGCCTCCCATCcctttcttcaattttcaccatTTCTAGTTATATAATAAGGTTTAAAAATTTTAGAATCTCATGTATATGAGATTGACTTTCATTCAGTCTGAATGGGATTAGATTAAAATTGGCTGCAATCCTAAGAAATGAAACTAAAAAAAGGAGGATAGATTTCCAAAGATCATTgactctttttttattgttgtttttattCGAAAGTCTTGTAAATCTATTATTGGTAGAAAAGTTTTAATTAAGTTCATCGAAATTAATTAGTATGGAGGTGGGTAGATTCTGATTATAGTCGTCCAATATAAGTTCAATTTTCTTAAACCATgccattttatttcattttgaatCCCGCTGACGAGCTTATGACCTAATAATAGACTGTCATACTTTAGGAAAATTATAATATCTCACTCAAAAATaggttttagacttttagtttACCTAATTATCCATCCAATTTTAGATTAaccaaattataaaaaataaacttaTTTACtccctaacccccccccccatctatGCTTTTAGACATTTTTGCCCCTTCTCCATGATCTCTGCCTCTTACTACCCTTGTACTAGATTTGAATGTGATAGTGGGTGGATTAATAATGCATTCAATTTATAGATCAATCTCCCATTCTCTGATTCTCCCCTGTCAGTCCGCAAGTCTTCTAAAATTACCTTAAAATGGGTCTTATTAGCAAACAAAAGCATAGGTCTAACAGTACTTCACATTCTTTTTCATCAGAAAACAGAGATCTTATTATATTCTCAGTCACTTCCAACCTTCAATATGTAGCACAACTGTCATGGTAGTCCATATAAGCTTTGAACCAATGCACACTTCTTCAACCTAGGGTGCCAAATCTCCTACAATTCTTTTACATCACTTTCTTCTATATTTCCACCACAGATTtaactatttttccttttattctttaCTAATGCCAAACAataatttcttctattttcaagGTAAACCAAAGGTTACTACTACTGGTTTCCTGAAATGGGGCTGTCCCGACCTTTCTTCATATCATCCCATCCTCTTACCCACGGTTTCCCAGGTAGTGCCCTTGTCTCGGGCGCAGAATGGCTGTTAAGGTTGTTCATAACTTTGTCATGAACAGCACGAAATACCTGCATTAACAGTCGAATGATGTATAAGAAATAAATCACAAAGTAAAGGCCAAGCATCTAAATTGGCACTGGTCATTCATAATATTTCTCACCGGATTGCTGTTCACTGCCTCAGGTGGTTGCTCTTGTCCAGAAAGCCATTTCCATAGATCAGGGCTTTCCTGAGGAACAAGGTGAAAATGTATAAGATTAAAGAGAATAAAAGCTGTTGAAAGAACCAAATTTTTCATCATCAAGAAGAGACCTAGGCAACTTTCCTAGAGAATTTTGTTACCGCTAAACATTATTATCATTGTCACAAAATGAATCAATTTCCCAGGAAACCCAatgtcacacacacacaactttcttatttttggatGAATTCAGAACTGAAGTCGATGATTAGAAACCAGACCAGAATTCAGAACTGAAGTCAATGATTAGAAACCAGATCAGATTGACAGGCATAGCAAACATGGCTTCAAAATAGAACCAGCTCATACATCTTTTCTAAGTTCAGGTAATGAATAAGCCTGACATACATCATGATCAATGGAACTGTCAAACCCAGACAGCAAAACTAATAAACCTGGCCCAAAAagatttttcttgttcttcttctctttttttttatcttgcaCTATGGCTCAGCAGATACACCCTGCTCAATTCGCCATCTGACCACACTAATACCCTGCTCCACTGATATGGACAGACTTAGCCTCTCCTTAATTGAGTTAAAGTCTGTCTCAAGCAAAGTTCTAAATCTGGCTTTGCAGCTTTCAAGCTTGACTTTCTTCTTTCTGGCGTGACTGCTTTCTTTCAATGAACTAAAACTCAGAactcgaccaggtttcgaccttgggaaaaaccgagttgactcGAGATATCTTGAGATCTTGGTCGAattggtgcaattttttttttcaactcgaaacctggtttcggtgggttttagacctagtttggatcTAAAACTTGGTACTTAGCCTATTTTAggtcaaagtccaaataggagtttcacttcggaccctaggttggtaggcgacgacgtactaaagtaccctactctacacataatttagcaatagaaagcaatcaaaacattcaattaacgtaaaacaatttaaataagccttagaaatgttaaagtggacaatacatcaatctgtttaacaatgttataactatcatcacataaaatgtgACTGAATCACACATTCAGTCCTAACTTGTGCCACATAatcttcccatgtcatagtattgttgtagtgttgcacatagtttgccacagcaatcatataagagttgtcatcagCAGATACCAaatcccctatcctagggtatagaagaggcagttgccatgaggcgtgcgatccactgctactgtcatattgggGCATGTATGGGTGTGGCAGGTTTGGGAATTGGAATATGGGGCCCAAATCTTGCTTTGGTGTAGCTGAATGATGCCGGCAGCAGCTTCTCCGACGAAATCCAGCtcaaaaatggtgaaaaaccAATGGCAGCAGCCTCTTGGTCGAGATAGCTCGAGTTATCTCGAGATTTGGCACTTTAATTACGTAAAttgggtcgagatctgggtCGACCCAAGATCTCGagtcgacccgagatctcgacgagatattgtagtTTTTACTCACATGACATCTTGTCTCAACCTCCagaaaaaccgagatcttgcGAGATTTAGTTCCTTGCTTTCTTTGCTAGATGGGATCGATCCCAGACCTAGCCGCTCCGCACCTTTGGTGGCATTGTTATCATATTCTAAGTAGAAGATCCCTAAGTGTAGAGGCTACAACATCCTCCCACGATATTTGATGAAAGAAAAGCTCTCCACTGCAGGTCCTGCAGATTTCAGACCTTACACTTCTATGAGGTTCAGTAGTTGAACCCTGgtgaatttgaggaagtctttgGTGGTATTGCAAGCCTGCAGTCAGGTGGATTCCAAATTGGTtatccttcttctatcttctccatTGCATAACAGGTCAAACTTCTAAACTTTACTACTCTCTGATTTCCAGTACTGCTAAACAACTTCAGCTTTAAGTTTCAGGTTAGTTCTAGCTTATGTTAATGAATTAATCCTTGATTAATCTCTACTGGAACTTGCCTATGATTTGCTAGAATAATTACTGGAATCAGTCTctgttttcaaattttcattcaGTTTTTTCCATCGATTTCCAGTTTCCTATCTGAACTCCAACTCTTCAAAATCTCAAATTTCTGACTAATTTCTGACTCGATTTTCTGGTTCTAAATTCTGATTACTGCTTAAATCAGTTACATCATTAAGTGAGTTCTGTTTTGGCCCTAACAGCCTATCAATTTCACTGTTGTTTGGGTTTCAAGTTTCATAATTCCAGTAGGAAACCTACATACCTATGAATCTGGCCATTAGATTACTGTCAAAACTTTATTGGATTATGCTCCCAACCTGATAGACCACTCGACTATAGTTGCTGAATCATCTGAATAGTCTTCTTTGAGTTATGTAATTTCTCCAATTCTGAACTGTTCCTAATCCCTGCGATTCTGGAATCCTTGAGGTtttctaaaccctaacttcCTTACGTGACTAGAAACGCATCAACTCAGGTCGCAAGATGGACAACTCACATTACTTTGCCCTTTTCCCTCTAATGTAGGATGAATTATGGGATTCCAACCAACAAAAGGGTGGCTGTTCTGCTGCCCATTCAGTAATGAAAGCCTAACTTAATAAAATCAATTGCGTGATAAAAGCGAGCAACCTTCGAGTCCTCATTCGGTCATTCAACAAGTTTAACTTCCATCTCCATTCTCTTGCTTCCTCTCGACTGTcaaattgttattattattattctcatTAACTCTCTAGATGCGAAGGCTTTTCTGTGCCACTGACTACTGAGTTTGAGATATTCCTAACATAAGAAAATACTATGAGAGTCAATATAGATTTTATGGTAAGAAAAATTGGGAAACCAGCTTAAAATATGAAAGATACAAATCTTCAACAGAGATGATTTTGGTCTTTGAatttcaatcaaattttttaaattgagagacaataagaataaaattttatttactccccaacccccccccctccccaaatcCATTTATTTTAGGTTATGATTTCTGTAAATCAAACATTGAATTAAGAATATAAAATTGGTTCTTAGTTCCTCTACACGACGTAGTCTGTTGCAATTGGGGTGTGAGGTGGAGGATGGGCAGAAAATCCTTTGTGAGAGATCACAATTAAACCCAGCTTCAAAAAGGGGAGTGCATAAGTGGGCTCCAAACAAGTACCGTTTGATAGGTATTCAGATTTATATAGCATAGCAGCATAATCTAAATTTCTTTAGGAGTGCAATATTTTCAGAACAatatctataaaaataaaaaaaataaaaaaccaattcTCATCAGGTTCCAACTTCTAACTCATTAAaaggaactgaaactacaaAAGAAGCAGGAAAAACAACATATAATCAAGAGTATCACAGATTTACCAGGTCGAGAACATCCACAAGCGCTTTGATTCGAGACTCATCCATTGAGGAGACATGCTGCTCTACCCAACTCCCCAAAACCAAATCCAATTCAAGAAACCCACGTTGTCTGCTTCGATACAACAATCTATGCAGAACAGAAAGaaagcaacaaaacaaaacaaaaaaaaaaaaaaaatcattaagtAAACAGGTTAACGTTTACGAGAGGCAACCTTAGGCAATCCGGGAATAGACAGAAGAGAACCTGTTAAAGATAcgccttttgttttcttcattgGAAAGATCAATATCAAACGACTGGGTATCAGAAGAAAACCGAAAAGCCGAACCCAAGTGAGGTCTGTAAGGGTGGAGGAGAAATTAAAAGACAGGAAATAAACAGGACAGTGGCGTGGCCAAAGCTGTAgcatataaaatttaaaatttctgACCTCAGAGTACAGATTGGAATTGAAGCAAGATAATTCGGAACGGCCGTCGAGTTAAGGGTTTGTCGGAGGCAAAACAAAGCCCTTCTCACAGTGGTCGCCATGGTAGGAAATTGATGCACgatattctctttttctctctcgtAGAAGAGAAATGACCccggaaaaaaacaaaaagagaggagaTCGAGCGTCGAAGGCCAAAAAGGGACAGAAACGGTGAGTCAAGAGAGAGATGTTGATGGGGAATTTGAGAGTTCTTCAAGCGAAGAATCTGTTAAATCAAACTTCTTCCTTTCCGCTCTAAGACAGTGAGTGAAGACACCGTTAACGAAGAAGCCTACTCGATGCTCAATTTGTGGACATGTTCAAATCCAACTCCTGATCAAATatagaactctctctctctctctctctctctctctgcaaatAAGACTCCGCTAACGTCTCCGCACCAGAACTCCGTTAACCGACTCCCCTGTCTCTGAGCCCTGAGGATTCCAATAACACAATAACGGGggtagaggagagagagatttgttttGGTCGTCCCACTTCCACGTCTTCCACTTTTATCCTCAGAATAATAGTAGAATACCCGGTGGTAGGAAGTCTCAACATGGGGTTGGATTCCGATTGTAACTTAAAACTTACGTCCCACCTCTAATCCTCCTTTCATCTCATTTCTGTGGCCCAACTGCAAGGGATCATTATCTGCTCCAGGATCGCTCCCTGACCTGTTGAAgtccttcatttttttgtttttgtagatATTGGACCAAGCCAAAGATGTGTCTTTTAAAACATTTCCTCATCCTTTTTTTGGTAGCTGGCTAAAGTCTTTTGTGAAGTTTACCAATAGCACCACTGTCTACTTGATCCCTGTACGAACTTGCAATCTTGTTAttcttaaatatatatattttcttctgttttcatcaaaaaaaaaaaaaaaaatttgtatctgctccatttccttgTCCGATTCATTtctccaagttcctctaataggggatgaaaatgatcaccctacccttgTCCGAATACTGCCTAGATGAGGTTCACCCTAGATCTTTCTCCCCTCAATTTACATGCccttcaattttctcaattccatctaataggaagcagaaatgaccatcctaccccttcCCGAATTCACTGCCTAGGTGaagtccacctccctctattagagggaattgaagaaattgaggtgataatttttcgGTCCAACCCCTATTCGAAGGATTTGGAGAAATAGACCAGAcagaaaatagaataaataattttccaaCTCGAACTCTAACGAGGGATTAACAAACAGAAAAACTCTAAAAAGTAATGATATTTTCTCATATCCAAAAAATCTCCAAATTCCATGCATTTTCTTGTAACTTGAGATTTCGTCGATTTTTAACCCTTTATAATTTTAGTTCATGaaaataacattaaaaaaaaattattcctCTCCATGCAAATGAAAGACGCAATGGGaactttatcctctcaagtgcgattcacccaacacttgaaaagataaaaagacactattgcccatgtttttatagttggattcttattttttttggtaaatggagATCCACAGTTGAGAGGTTGAAAATccttatcacctccaattcctctaataggggggagtggaccctacCTTGAGCAGTATTTTcgagcagggggtagggtgattattgccacccccatgtgaggaattggagaggacaGCGAATTGAAGAGTATAACAATTcatgaaaatccaaaacaatAAGCTAAAAAAATTTGCATGTAAAGATCTGGAttcggatcctctccaatgaggagaTCCACCAATAAAGCATCCAACAACTGAATTGGCCGACACACATCCCAACACACACTCGATCAACGCATCCAACCAGCACAGCAATTGGATGCTCATTGGTAGATACCAAATCAGTACCGATCTGAATCGCCCTGAAGCAGTCGAAATTGGTCCTGcttttttataaaaatcagtttttattattgtttttccctTGGGTCGTATCAATAGATCAGTATCGGATTGGTCGATATTCGAGATCAGCATCAACTGATAGCGATCCAAAGATCACAAACCATCATAGGCACCGCCAAAAACCACGCTAACTCTCTCTCAAACTGTTCCTGCTATTATTGCAACAGAGTATTTCCAGTTGCAAAATAAGGTCTGAGTTCATGGCAATgccaaataattaaaaaaaaagatgggggAGCAAATTTCATTAGTTGTTGATAAAAAGTTTCCAAGAGGAAACTTGGGAGAGAGCACAACAGCCCTAACTGAAgctattttttccaaaatcaaaaCACTGCCACCCCAAACTCCATTCTATTGTTCTAATGTAATTTCCATTACACCAATGGACAAATATTCTTATCCACCGATCTAAATCCGACCTGCTATTAATGTGGTTATTTCCAAACCACTTCACAAAAGCTCATCTCAATGAATCACCACCGAAACTTAACATCAACCCTATCttttcccaaacccaaacctaCCTCAAGTCATCAATGTCTTCTACATCTCACTACCTTTGCCAAAGGTGAAAACCGTATCTGCCTTCATTTTATGTTACTACTCCAAATATTACTGATGCAAACTGAGAATCTTTCAAGTAGGGTAGCGCAACAACCCACCAGGCACCGCTTGTACTTTCTACCACGCTGTtacattgctgctgctgccttcaATGCATTAGCCTTCCGGTCCGAGAATTCCTCGTTAATGTTATCCTCGCACAGTAGCACTACCACCAAACATTAAACACTATACTCTCACCTCAGTACACAGCATTAACATTCATGTCTCATTGAAAAGAGCCTAACCCACCAAAGCATCATTCCTTCTGAGCACAATGCAAAAACAGAGCAATAGAATAATGAACAAAAGAGACCGCTGGGAGAAAACTTTGAACTCTCACATCTCTTAACTTGAAAATTTGCTCTGAAAATATTTTACACAGTATGTAGCTCAACTAAATATACTTCAATCCCGTAATATGGTGTTGTCTTGAGATTAGATACTGCACGCAGGAATATAACATCCCCAGTATCCCCAATATCTTAACCTTGAGCACATCTGTCATTATCACAGATGGTAGGTTAAGGGGCATTGTAAGCAATGGTGTTGAATCAGTCTGCTTAGTGAAGCTCCATACAAAACGGTTGAATAAGATGTGGCTAGGGAAAGTAAGGACAAGGAGGGCTGCATTCTTGACCAAAAAGAACCAATCTGTACCTCCAATCTCCAGGCCCCACCCAACATTCCCATGCCAGACTTCTTCCCATATCCTGTAGATAGCAGTCACGACTAGGTAAGCTGAAATAACCACTGTCACAGGGAAATACCTTTGCCTGTCCCCAAACCCAGCAACAAAGTCTGAATCCTGGTTCAGTAGCAGCAAGATTGGTGCCAAGAAGAATATTGCACGATTGGAGCCGCCAGTCAGGTTAATGTTCAAAATAAGGCAAATAGCAAAGCACATGATAGTAGCAACGTTACCAACGGCTGGCATCCAAGCGCCCTCTGCAGCCAACCTCTTGACTGTGAAAGTCGGCACAGTTGAGGCCCTTCGCTGTTGCATCAGCCTACGTTTTGGAGGGAAGGCAGCTGATGAACTCTGACCCAACTGATTGTGCACACCACCCCTGTCATGGGTCCTTTCCCGTAACAATGAAGCTAGCTCAAACTTTATCTCCAGCGCAATAAGCATGAAAATAGCAGCATATAACCCAAGAAGTGATGTCCTTGCCCCTTCAACGGCTAATAGCATGGTGAGCTTGCTGTCTTCCTCACCCACTCCAGCTCCACCTTCGAGGATGTTTTTGACTCTCATCTGGCCCTCCAGGAGGTATGAAACTGGGAAGAGAGCAACCAGCAGAGCAAATATCcatggcaggagccttgtgcttGAAGCTGATGGGAAATGGGTGAAGACCACAAAAACTGAAGTGCAGACCAAAGTTGCCACAATGAGGGCATGCAGGATTGTCGCTTGCAGGAAATATTCAGCAGATATGTAGATGCCTAGCGCTATTCCAACCCCAACTGCATAAAATGCTCTCAACTCAACAATGTActtgatgggaatgaaggaggtAAATGCCGCCAGTATGAGGACGATGGCCAATATAAGGAGCCATGATGGCCATGTAGGTTTTGCGGCCACAAAACCATAGATGGAGATGTCATCAGAAGATTGATGGGCAGCCCTAATCAAGTCCGACCGGAAAGCCCAGGACAAAGGAATTGGTGGCTGCAGCAGTATAAACAACAGACCTGTTGCTACCACAAGCACTAAGCATCTCTTGGCCGACTGCACAGAAATCAAATAAGGCATTTTGAATTAGATTACCCTATTTCATTGGGTCAATGGAATAGAACAAACAATGAAACAAGCACAACTGTTAAGGCAAAAAATAGCCAATTAAAATGCGAACAGGGGAcaatcccccctcccctctcacTAAGTCACTAAAAACAAAGTGAAGCGCACTCAGAGGTGATTAGGAATTCATAACAAGGTGTCAAGTATCAGTATCAGACAGTGTATCGGAAGCTGGTAGCCTGGTTCCAAGAGACGTTTTAGAGACATATAAAAGAGACTCTAGATATGCTTAGATACATATAAAAATGTTTATGATACATACAAACAAGTATTTTAAGCATTGTGCaccataaataagcaataaataATTATTATCCAACCAATAGCAGGTTATCTTCGTCTTCACAGCATCTATGCAATTCAAATCTCCATTGGCAAGTGCAGTACAAATCTActgataaataataaaaaacaatgaAGCATaagaagtgaaaagaaaaaacaatttgCGTATTAGGATGTTGACTTAAAATACAAAGTCCAAACCAAGCAAGTAATATGTAGGTATAAACATACAGTATTAAGCAACATACATTAAGTATATACACATTAACAATACTACAACTTTGTTAGCAGCATATTAAACAAACCTGAAGTAGTATGTAATTATTAATAATAAGTACAAAGCAACATAAagataaactcaatgtagcagagatgaggatgttgagatggatgagtgccaaaaaactaggaaggataaagtaaggaataatCATATCGGAGCCGCCTTTGGAGTAGCTcagatacatgataagctacgagaaagttgtttTGAGGTGGCATGCCATGTTCAATTGAGgactttggatgctccagtgtAGAGGAgcgatttgattcagattgaaggaactaaaaaagCCAGAGGGGCAGACCTAatatgaccttaggagaagtgaggaaagacatgcatagcttaggccttgtattaagtatgacctcgaatagattTGAGGGCAAgcatccatgtagccaaccccatttaattgagataaggctgagttgttgtacaATCTTCAAAGCAACAAACATAATTATACATAATAGATCACAACTCATTCAAGATTATCCAAATCGTAAATTTTAAAGTTTAAATGTGATGCTAGGAAAAAACATACAAGAAAAAACCTCATATTCAAGCAAATAAAAATTCAACTCTTTTAACATACTTCAACCTGCGACTTTGATGGTCGATCTCCACTTTGATGAGCTTTAATGCATATTTTTGCTTGTTAATCACTCCTATCTCATTTTTCCAGTGTAGATTGGATCCACTTAGGTTTTGGCCAAAACAAATTAGAGTaggaagaagattttttttttccttctcaaaaacttatatttttgggttttggcaaTCCATATATCGAGTGTATCAGCACCATATCGGCACTGTTTTGATGCATATCTGTTCACTACATTATTTTTTCATGTACAGTTCTATAcgtaattatttttttttctcagtttTGTAAAATATCAATATGGCCAATCTTGATATGGATCGACTGTATCAGTCCATGTTGATACTCGATACCATACTAATGAAATGGATGTCAGTGACATTAGTAGTTATTAATGGAAATGTTGACCACCAAATTGGCCTTTGGGGTTTTGCGAAGGAATAGTGTCAAGTTTTGTGCTACATATTTTAAATGGAGGCAAAATTCGGAAAGGTGACCTGCATTCGTAATGTCTCTTTGTCGGCCAGAAAAATGTTCTTGCAGCAGAACTCCAATAAGAGCAGCCCTCTATTCTATTCTTAATTGTTATAAGACATTGTCCAATTTGCGGCGATGGGTTAACTATTTATACTATAGTATTTTTTTATTGCTTATTAGCGAAATTCACTTGGTTTGTTTTGTGCTTGATTGAAGAGTTAAGGATTGGGAAATCTATCTAAAAATGCTCAGGAGTTCTTCTATTCAATCCCTTTCCTTCTTGTTGCTGGATATCTCATTCGTAACCATCTTCTCTTTGTTTCCCGAGTTCAAATGATGGAACACATAGCGGGATCCACCAGAAGACTCTCATTGTGCCTTTGATTTTTCAGAATTTACTTTTGATATTTCTAGGGCTATGTTGGAAGCAAGGAATTCCTCTCTCTTTGGAGGTGGCTCTATGAGAAGCAACGAATTCATCTCTTCGGCAGTTCTAAACTGAATCCTGACTAAATAACCAAGTTGGGACAGCTGTAATGAACTTTCCAAAAGTCCAGTCTTggacattaatttttttattgggtcatcattcctctttttatttatttattcgaCATAATGTCATAGGCAgagagggcaggccttggtgcaatggtaaggttcgagtctggaaatagACTGAAATAttgaaggaaatagactcaaaacatggctacatgatcacttaagcgatcacatgaccactaattacataaaaataaaactaaggaattaaaacagctaatcccgtatgcaaccctattacccatactttaggtccataaaagtgacctattacattggaaacccatatggaatcaaaggcccaacatgtatataaaccaaccctagacttattcccattaaaataagccTTTGTTGGTGATGTATATGCATCACAaataccttttttattttacatccCATTGATTCTCTATTTTACGCTCCACCAcgagtttttggttgtgtgttaTGTTCATATCTTGCAACCATACATTGATAAGTTAATCTCCCCAAGCTGTCAAAtacatttttcttggttattctagAGTTCAGAAGGGGTACCAATGCAAGTTTGGTGCgggctcttcttcctcttcctgacCAATCGGGGCAGGTCagagttggatttttctggcgcTGAGTCAAAGCCGGGCCTaagcctagctaaggggactcaaggttgCGTTGGGGGTTTAAAAAGtttggcccaacccaaccctgttgcagccctacatCGTATTACTCATCATCTACTCCTCCTGTGACAGCAACGACAAACACTACTCTTTAGGGGGGCAAGTTTGACCCAAtcagcccaagcccgccctgagcccgaacagggcctaggTTGAGATACCCTGACCCTAAGGGCGGGTAAAGGTTGGGAATTTTTGGCCCCAAGTCAGGGTCGAGCTGgactagggttgaggccttgggctgagcctAGCCAGGCCTGGCCCTGCCTCCCCCTCTCCttgatgtaaataagtcactTGAGGGCTT
The nucleotide sequence above comes from Telopea speciosissima isolate NSW1024214 ecotype Mountain lineage chromosome 3, Tspe_v1, whole genome shotgun sequence. Encoded proteins:
- the LOC122653953 gene encoding succinate dehydrogenase assembly factor 2, mitochondrial produces the protein MATTVRRALFCLRQTLNSTAVPNYLASIPICTLRPHLGSAFRFSSDTQSFDIDLSNEENKRRIFNRLLYRSRQRGFLELDLVLGSWVEQHVSSMDESRIKALVDVLDLESPDLWKWLSGQEQPPEAVNSNPVFRAVHDKVMNNLNSHSAPETRALPGKPWVRGWDDMKKGRDSPISGNQ